A stretch of DNA from Cryptomeria japonica chromosome 4, Sugi_1.0, whole genome shotgun sequence:
tgtttttcattatGTTTTTTGGCTATGTGGTCGGGCTACCTAGTAAGGGACCCTAGCTCATGGATTGCATCAAAAGGTGGGTTTCATTGTAGACAATTGAGGGTACCAAGGATATACttctataattttatttaattcaatAATAATTCTAGATTGAAATTTTGCTCTGAATTGGAGGGTTTGATGGGGGAGGGCTTAGGTTTGACCCTCCTCTACCATTTAAACCTATTtgaaatttaaaacttaaaaattaaacatttttaactaattcttaaaatttaaaaatgaaaacctAAATCTTTAAGTGCTAATAGATTTCCACAGTCAATGCAAATATCTATTCTATGCTTCTCGATTTCATTGTGTACAAAAATATTTAAACATCAACAtttctttcatcttgatgatgggtcTAGATCACCTACATGTTGTTGTTCACATAATTTCATATACAAACAAACTAAAGAACTTTGAATAAATTtcgataaaactaaaaaaaatgaagaaaactaACTTACCTCTATACTAGATGGTTGATTTAAGCTAAAAACCCAAATCaacaaaatgaatattaaaatGAAAGTCAAATAATCATTTTGCAATTTTAGCATGTTTATTTTCTTTATTGCCACTAAAACTTTTATATGTTTACTTTCAATAGTAAAAGAAGaacataaattataaaaatatatcattttttcTATTTCTCCCATCATAAGTtagttctaaaataaaataaagtagctTTATTGTCAtttatgaaccagtggggacagtagggggccccatccccattacattttctttgaattattattattattattatattattattatgtttgattagattgaccccaagaccttccccatcctatggaaggccaagagtcacaacttataatTCCTCTTtaatgtccctattgggagttgaacttgggtctccacaatgagaacccagtgttttaaccaattaagctccaccccttggacaatttttttttaaattttatatttgtcaaaatatattaataaaattaagtaGCTATTGTTAATTTAAACTAAAGAAAACACAAAATAAcataaaaagaataacaataacaaaTAATTTATAGTGGTTGACCAATTGGCTACATCCACTATCCATATCCAATCTAATACATACATGGACTACACACAGTcatttatataatcatattcagccATGAAACCAAGAGTTGAAGAAACCAAGAGTTGAAGAAGGCAAATGGTCAtatgaccattgggcttcacattcccaacaactATTATCATCCTCCACCTTAATCCAACTTTTAGAATGCAACAAACATCTATTATAATGTACAAAGGATAATGATGTCTTGGTGCGTTCTAGGGTTAGATAGTAGTTTCCCTTAACTTAGGGCATGTTCTCATGTGGTtgtttagcttattttggctagtagACGCTGCTTAATATTTTGGGGAATTATTTGTGGAGCAACTCGcccatgaatatttatctttgtgcttattttcaaacaaaatattttaattttgtattaatagtattaatatcttatttgtgcacttaaaatttggaaaaacaaaaaacaaaaaaaaacttaaaaaaagagGAAGAGCAAATTGTGGAGTCACGTGACATTTTTATTAATAAACAGTTTGCTTATTTCCAAAATAGAAAAGATTctaaattattctattttttcacGATTTTAAATCGCATGGGAACATAAAGTTACTTGTCTTCTAATCTGCGTTTTTGCTATTCTCATTTACCAAGATTTTAGGTGTAAAAATCAGAGGTAAATAAAAAATAAGATCCAGCATGATTGTTGCTATTTCAATTTGCTTTGTTTCCAATgatgttatatttttttatttttttttaaatcaaattcttATTAAAGATCATGAATGCTTACTGACTTTCTTGTTATTTCATAGAATTTATTGAACTTATTTCTCAGAACAAATTTGATCTCTCAGGCACAATATATTTGGAAGGTAAGGATTCGAAATTCTAATCATTCATCAAAGCATTGAGACTATAACAGTTCTGCTACAGTGATTGTTTAAGATACACAAATATTTTTATTGAAAGACGTGATTGTTTAAAATCTTAAAATGCCttctaatattattttttaattctcAGTCACAAAGATTTTAGGTATCAGAGATAAGATCCACCACTAAAATCTgtctttagttttttttttatcaaattcctATATAATGAACATGCATGCTTAATGACTTTCACCATTATCTCATAGAGTTCAAAATATTTCAGCATCCAAGGTAAGAATAATTCATCATAAGTTAAAGATTGCGTTTGCATGTATAAACAAGTTTTATTGATGGATGTGATTATTTAAAACCATAGCAGTTCTATCTGGCTCTGTAATCTTATCTACCCCAAACAATATTATGAATAGATTTAAAAAACCCCAGCGACTTATTATTGTCTCCTAATTTTAATGGCTTCTTAATTTACTTACCTTCGATCTGCCTTTTTGGTACTCCCATTTAGCAAGATTTTAGTTGTTATAGCATGTTGCCGTTTCaatttgctttgttttttattacggtttatcatatttttgttttttgttttttcaaatttttatttaaagGACATGCATGTTTAATGTATTTTGAAAGTTGGAGAAAATTTAGATTCAACTGAAATTATTTCTGAGCACAGAATTGAACTCTCAGGCACAAAATATTTCAACATCAAAAGTAAGGATTTGAATCATGAGCATCTTATGTTTAGTCTATTCTCATGTCATTTTGGGGTAGCTGACTTATTATGTATATGGTAAAGGTTTTAGTTGGCTCACTGTTTATGCTGTGTTGTAATTCTTTTGACTGGTTATTTGAGTAGGTTTTAAACAACTGTTGTAAATGTTTGTGTGGATACTGTAGTTATGCTAGTCTGaattcttttctttcatttcagTTTGAACTgttcattattattttattaaacttGTATCCTGCTTTATCCAATAAAAAAGAATTTGAATATTTAATCATTTATCAGATTTGAATGCATAACTAAGTTTTATTGAAGGATGTATTTACAGTCCTAATGTTTCCTTGGTAACTAAAATAATATATTAGTGTGAACCAGAGATCCTTATATCCATGCATTATATATAGCTCTTTTGATATTATATATACTATTGCTGGTTTTTATGTTTAGGGTTGTGCAGGGATGGGCAGGGTAAAAATTCCAATGAAAAGAATAGAGAACCCAAATTCCAGGCAGGTATGCTTTTCCAAGAGGAGAATGGGTGTGTTTAAAAAGGCCAGTGAAGTATCTGTATTGTGTGGGGCACAGATTGCAATCATAGTCTTTTCTCCAGCAGGGAAGGCCTTCACATTTGGGAATCCTGACACTGATTTTGTGGTTGATAAATATCAGAACATTCCAGCTCATGTAAATGATAAGAAACTTCAAAAATCTTGGAGATTAGAACAAGAATATAACTTCCTACTGAGGGAGCTAGATGCAGAAAAGAAACGCAATGAGAATCTCAAAAGGCTAGAAACAAATAACAAGGCAGATTCATGGTGCAGAAGAGATATTGAATGTTTACAACTGCACCAAGTGAGAGAGTTTAGTGACTCACTAAACAGATTCAAGGAAAGGATCATTCAGGTTTTACAAGAGAAGCAGCCAATGAAACTTAGTAACAAGGTCCTAGATGAAATAGAGGCTGAACAAATGGTTCAAAGACAATCCTATCAACCAGCTATTTGGGGTGAGCAACTAGATTTTAGTACTCAGTCTATAATGGGCTCTTGTTCCAATAATGAAGGCATGCCCTCTCATTTGCTTATTCCACATGAGGGTTGTCTTGAGATGTCTGAGTTGCAAAGGGTAGTCATGCCTGCAGACAACCAACACTTACAGTCTGATCACAATGAAGGAGATTTCTAGATTCTGCAACACTTACAGTCTGATGACAATGAAGGAGATTTCTAGATTTTTATGTactcaaaaaaaattcatttcttgtaagaCTTTAATTTTAATTTGTTGGGTTAAAACAATTCCTGATGAAAGAGTTATGGCAGTCTTTTGGctgtataaaatatattttttattatatataatcaAATTGCTTTGTATTTATGGCGGCCAAAATGCATTTAGCTTTAAATTTAGTGACTGAATCCTAATATCAGAGGAACCGCATGGAATCAAGTAATTCATTTTCATAGTTTTAAGGACTGATTGAATAAATGAACAGAAGGAAGCATTTAAATTATCAGGCTGCAGTATTTTGGAGCGGTTTCAGGTATTATTTTTAAATGAACAGAAGGATCAGGTATTATTTTGTTTTAGTAGATGTGGagatttttttaagaattttttaaaTTAGACAAAGTTATGAATTTTTTAAGCTTTGAAATTTACCAAAATTCATAATCTTATGAATGTTattattttaaatgttcaatttaacaaaatatacaaatattaattgataaaaaaattgatatatagaaagtataaataaatattttgtaggTGAGAGTTCAACTCAATGCCAAATACCCACTATTCAAAGTGCATCAACTGAATGGCTTTAAACTTTGATATTTAAGATTTATTATGTTTTTTCCAATATATATGTCAgaaaatataaatcaataaaataaattttatcattgaAATATTTAGATGATGATCTAAAGTATCTATGTTGTTATTTCCTTTATGTTGTCTCATTAATATGCAAACAAAGAGATTAAAAAGTAAGATTATTTTTCTTCTTTGAAGGGACTTTGAAAACTTCAAATGATTGATTAGTGGCAAAAGCATTTTCGAGCTTGGAGGGGGAATTTCTAGCATCACCTTAAATGCACCCCTCAAAATTACAAACTAAAAAAGTAGGGGCTCTTGTCTATTAAGAAATTATTCTAATCAATCCTCTAGCTTTTTTTAAACTAGTGAGCTCCCCATGCTTATTGTTAGGTAAGTTATTACTTAGATTTCAATTAATATAAGTTCTTTGTATGTTTTTTATGGAAGTAATGTAGGATTTTGAAAGATTTCCAAATCTTTGTACAAGAAGAAAGATAAGGTAAAAAAGCTCAATAAAACAACAAATGACAACAACCACATGCAAGCAGCcaataaaaattcaaaacaacaaaaatcaGCTAACAAAAGGTAAAACAATACTCAATAAACAACCAGCCCAGAGTCAACGTTGTTTCAAGCCAAATTTTTACAAAGAACTTTGATTAAGAAAACCATCTTTCTTTTAATGGTAGGAGCCTTCTAAACAAgtctctttttttttaaagaacCAAGAAGATCTAGAGGGCTACAAGTCATCCCAACTCTTGACACAAAAGCCCCTCTTTGAACCGCATTGAAGGGATCTCCATCACTACTCTATCTTCAAGAGCATCCCCCTACTTCCGTCTTATAGAACCACAATATTGGTGTCACAATTGTATCTACATGTTCCCTTTTTTATCAAATTGAAAAGTATTTCTTGTTGCTTTGGTAACTAGCATCAATATGGCCTATTTTAAAGCAGCAATTGCAAAGAACTAGAGAGTTTTGAAAAGAATTTGTTGCACCTAATCACCAatttttataaacatttacataCATTCATTATAAAATCCATTTAAACTAGTATACTCATATTTTGAAAAAACTATGCAAAATGCACCGAGATATCAATCTAATTAAGGTTAAGTATCGCAGATAGCAGAAAGTTTTTGTAAAATGGCTCACTTAACATTGTAGAAACGATTTTTCGTGTAACAGACATTTGCGAGCTTGAGAATGAAACAAGATTTGGTTATAACTTAAGCTTGGAACAATAAAAATTGATTGTATTATGAATTAAATAACAACAAAAGCACATATTAACCTGAACCTTGAAAAATCAATGAATCGAAGCGGTCTTGCAAAGTGTAAGCATCTCTGAGCCCATCTTGGGAAATAAAGGCAATATTTTCTTGCAAAACTTGATCAAATGAAGCAATAATTTAAAACGATTAAGACGTGAAGCTAAAGATTGTGAATGTACAAGCATCAACCACGCAAGAAAAgggttgtgtctattctggctccaaaaaaaaCTCTAAAATCTCTGATTGACATTTACGACTAACATCGCGTGTTAATCGTGCCGTACCactttttggaaccagaatagtcGCGTCTCAAGAAAAGATACAATCTGACATAGAGTACAAACTGGATTAAAGATGTGTTTGAGTTtctggctgaagctattctggctccaaaacagacctttcgtacagcgtgttagcgacaggttagtcaatcgcagccgtttattgcaaaatcgacggtgtaaaacgcgcaaCTAACACGCGTGTTATTCAATCCATACTGctgttttgaaaccagaatagacgcgtcctgaGTTTCTCACCTGTCATTAATGATATTGCAAGTCATACTCCATGATTTTCTCAGTCTTAAGTCACAAATTATGCATTCTTCATGCACTGTAAATAGAAAAATTGCAACGACAAAAAACCAAAGAAGTGAAGATTTTAAAACGTTGGAGCTAAAATTTCAAATATATGAAGGAA
This window harbors:
- the LOC131046872 gene encoding agamous-like MADS-box protein AGL29, translated to MGRVKIPMKRIENPNSRQVCFSKRRMGVFKKASEVSVLCGAQIAIIVFSPAGKAFTFGNPDTDFVVDKYQNIPAHVNDKKLQKSWRLEQEYNFLLRELDAEKKRNENLKRLETNNKADSWCRRDIECLQLHQVREFSDSLNRFKERIIQVLQEKQPMKLSNKVLDEIEAEQMVQRQSYQPAIWGEQLDFSTQSIMGSCSNNEGMPSHLLIPHEGCLEMSELQRVVMPADNQHLQSDHNEGDF